TACTAGGTCTAGCTGTCTAGAGATCCGTTAATACACACCGTTCTATGTGGACTTTCATTTTGAATAATTTCTTTTAAAGATACATCTTCTACTCTCTCAACCACTTCTATACCAGGGAATTCTTCTTTTAGCTTTTGGGCCAAGTTATAATGATTATTTTGCCAAATTAGTATTAATCTTGCTGGATAAAATTTTTTTGCCGGAAGATCCAACAGTAGGCTTCTAAGTTCACCTTCTGCTTTATCAGGATCCTTAACGTAAATTACAAAAGTCCATTTTCTTTTTCTTTTGAGCTCTTCCCAAATAGTATAAAAAAGGGCGACAAACCCGTAAATTGCAAAGAACCATATTATTATTTCCACCAGTAAACACCACCTTTTTTGGGATTTGATATAATATATGAAATCCCAAAAAAAAGTGATATTAATAATTGATTATAAATTATATTTACTCTATGTCCACAAGTCCAAGCTTTACAGCAGTTACAACTGCCTGGGTCCTATCTGATACATCTAATTTTCTAAGTACATTTGATACATGGTTTTTAACGGTTTTTTCTGATATATATAGGTTTTTTGATATTTTTTTATTGGTGTAGCCTTTCGCCATAAGCTCTAGTATTTCTTTTTCTCTTGTTGTCAATTCGTAATCTGTAACTTCAGTTCCTGTATCTTTTGATTTTGTTGCAAGCCTGTTGAACTCTCCTAAAAGCTTAGGAGTGATGCTTGGATGTATGAAGCTTTTCCCTTCAGACACCTCTCTAATTGCCTGAAGTAGAGTGGGGGTCTCAACGTCTTTAAGCAAAAAACCGGAAGCTCCACCTTTTACCGTTTCAAATAAGTATTCTTCATCTGCATGGATAGTTAATATGACTATTTTGACCTCATCATATTTTTGCTTTATTTCCTTTGTCGCATCTACTCCACTTAGAAGTGGCATATTTATATCCAAAAGAACTACATCCGGCTTCAAAAGATTTACTTTCTCCACCACTTCCTTGCCGTTTTTCGCTTCCCCACAAACAG
The Natranaerofaba carboxydovora genome window above contains:
- a CDS encoding response regulator, whose translation is MAEQNAKIRVLIADDHSLFRNGLRKILELENDIAVCGEAKNGKEVVEKVNLLKPDVVLLDINMPLLSGVDATKEIKQKYDEVKIVILTIHADEEYLFETVKGGASGFLLKDVETPTLLQAIREVSEGKSFIHPSITPKLLGEFNRLATKSKDTGTEVTDYELTTREKEILELMAKGYTNKKISKNLYISEKTVKNHVSNVLRKLDVSDRTQAVVTAVKLGLVDIE